In gamma proteobacterium HIMB55, the genomic stretch CCGCAAAAAGGACCAACGCCAGCAGCCCAAAGCCTTCAACCACCGTTGATGCCAGTGGATAGCTCATGTAGGCGGCGATCAAAAAGCCAGCACCTAGAAATGTTCCCGTTAACTCTTGACGAGATAAAGATGCGTCAACTGAAGGGTCTTCGTTACCCGCAACCTCGCCCAGCCTAGAACTACCGATTGATCGAACAAGCGGCACGACCATGGCCAACACAAGCCCCGACATAGCAAGTAGTAGTGCCTGCAAAAATAAATCTGCGTTGAATACAGGGAGACTCGAAACAGAGGCACCGTAGATATTCGACAAGGTTGCGGCGACTGCGGGCATAAGCGCAGCACTGAGTGGCTGGGCCAATAACGTACCCAGCAAGGCGCCCACCACAGCCCACATGAAGGCCTCCAACAGTATGGCGGCCGTAACATCACGTCTCGCAGCACCCAGATCGCCTAATACACGCAAGGTCTGTCGCCGAGCGTGTAAAGAAAAATGCACCGCGTTGAAAACAATGAATGTCCCAACCACAAACGATAAAAGCCCCAGCGCGGTAAGGTTGGTATGAAGGCTCTGCGTCAGTTGTGCCAGATCAAGCGCTTGAGAGTTATTGGTCGCCAACAGGCGATCGTCGAACACCTCCGAGATTTGCTGCTGCTCGCTTTCCCTCAAGTAAGACGCCGCAAGGTACGAAACGCGGTTGGTTTCAAACAGCGATAAAGCAGCACCAACGTCCATGAAAATTTGATCACGCTGCTGTGTCTGGGATCGAATCACAGCGGGCGGTAGCAGTTTTCCGTCTCGCAACCGTATTTGCTCACCTTCGACGATGCCCAATCGCTTCGCTGTCTCTGTAGGCACCCAGGTTTCAAAGGGTGTTTGCGTCAAACCACTCCACCCCGCACCACTGAACGGGTTTTCCCCGGTGCTCGCGTCATCTGCTGTATTCAACGGTAGTGCGAGTAAATCGGTCGCAATCAGCGAAATCAGTGCCCCGTCTGCGCTCGGTAGCCGCTTTTCAATAACGGGATAAACTTGTGTGAAACCCGCACGTCGAAGACGAATGTAATCCTCAACCGCAACCTCATCGTTCAAGCGGTTAGTGATTCGCCACTGTGCCGACGCACCCAAGATTTGATCTGCCTCGGCATAACTCGCCTTTGCACTGGCGTTGATCTGAGCGACGGAAGTGTAGAGGCCACAGCCCAATACAAGTCCCACGAGCACAAACAGTGCCTGTAACGGCTTCTGTCGATAAAACGACAGTGTCGTTGCCAAGATAATGAAAATAGGGTGCGTCATGCAGCTTTGATGAGGGAACCTGAAGCCAGGCGCCATGTACTTGTCAGATGACCTGCAATAGCCGCACTGTGGGTAACCACGACCAAGGTGCTTCCTGCATCGGAGGCGGCCCTCACCAGCAAGCTGATCACCTTGTCACTCGTCGCCTCGTCTAAGTTACCCGTAGGCTCATCGGCCAGCACCAGTTGCGGTCTGTGCATGAGCGCTCTCGCAATCGCCACACGCTGCTGCTGACCACCTGATAGTTGCCCGGGATGGCGATGTCGCAAGTGCTCAATCCCGAGGGTCTCAAAGAGGTGTTCTGCAAAATCAGCATCGAAGACACCTGCTAAGCGTGCCTGAAGCGCTGCGTTATCCCATGCAGAAAGTGAAGGCACCAAATGAAACTTCTGAAAAATCAGGCCTAGCGCACGCCGACGGAAATGAGTTAACTCACTTGAGCTTAGCGTCGTCACCGACTGACCACCCACTCGCACGTCGCCGCTATCAACGTGATCGAGGCCAGCAATGATATTCATCAAGGTAGTTTTTCCGGCACCACTCTCACCCATCAGCGCAGCGTTGTGACCTGCGTCAAGCGACCACGACAAATCGCGCGCAATATGAATTACCTCGTCGCGATCTCGGAATGACTTATCAATATGACTGAGCTCGAACACAGCAGCCTTTAGTCCCATGACAAAAAGAAGGAATATCGCTGGCCAATTAAATAAACCAGCGTTTTAGATACGGTCGCAAAGTCACTTCGGTAACACCAACTGTCGCTCTTATTTGAGGTCGACATAAGCCGGGCGCGGTGCCAAAAAATAAGATTGGAAAAGCAACCAGTAGTGCGAACGGCTTAAAAATATGAAAGGCTCACCCCGACAGGATGTAAGACGAGACTACCGCGCGACTCATGATGAACACCCCAAGCTACGACGAACTCTACCAACGCGCCTGCGAACGCAAAGGCGGTGAAGCAGAAGTCGAGGCACTTCTGCCCTCTTCCGCAACCAAACAGCATCTCAAGACGCTGGGATCAGACCGCTACCTCGCAGAGTTCACGCGAAAGGTCTTTCAGTCGGGTTTCGTATGGCGGATCGTCAATAATAAATGGGCGAACTTTGAAGAGGTCTTCTGGAATTTCGACATCGAGCGCCTGTTGATGATGCCGGAGGACATGCTCGAAAGGAAAGCCAGCGACCCCGGGATCATTCGCAACTACAGTAAGGTGAAAACCGTGCTGCAGAACGCGGTCATGATTTCCGATACTGAACGACGCGAGGACTGTAAGTTTGGCGAGTTCATCGCTAGCTGGCCCGAAGACGACGTTATCAGCCTCTGGATCTATCTCAAAAAACACGGGAGCAGACTCGGCGGCAACACAGGCCCCTATGCGCTTCGCACCTTGGGTGTCGACACGTTCTTGATGACGGTAGACGTGGAGACCTTCTTACGAAATCACAATATCGTTGACTCGGGAACACACAGCCTCAGAGCACTCAAAGCCACTCAAAGCTATTTCAACGAACTACGCGAGGAGAGTGGTCGAAGTCTCTCCGAACTCAGTCGGTTGGTATCGCTCGGTATTGGGAAGAACTACACCAACGACTAAGTAAGCCCCCCCAGAGTCGCGTTATACGGTAGAGTGGTAAAACGCAGTACTCAAAAGAATAAAAGAATTACAGGGGACGCCAAATGACTGTTACTAGCAGGTCTACAAAAGCCGCTTCACGCGCACTACCAGCAGTTTGTTTGTCGTCGTTGCTGTCATTTTTAGGCGCTTGCTCTTCTGATGGCGCACCCTCAGCGACGGCCTCAAATTCTGTGGTGTCACCTTGGCAATCACTGAGTGCTGAAGAAATCACATTAGCGGCTAAAGCGCTGATCGATCGAGAAGGTGACGGAATCGTCCTCAATCGGATGAGCCTTAAAGAGCCAAATAAACAAACAGCAAAAGCGTGGACTCCCGACATCCCGGCGGAGCGCGGCGCGGATTTATTTTACCGAGCAGGAAAGGCATCGTTCAGAGCAAGTTTCGATTTCGGCACGCAAACACTGTCCGCATCACAGCAACTTACCACTGGCCAATCGATGTTGGTGGGTGATGAGTTATTTGGCGCTGTCGAGAAAGTAAGCGCACTCCCAGAGGTTATCGAAGCAGTGAGCCGACGTGGCGTAGACCCTGACTACGCACTCTGCCTACCTCGCACTGTGGGACGCTTCTACGCTGACATCGCGGATCCGCAAAACGATCGTCTCGCCCGTTTTGATTGCTTCAACATCCGCGGACAAAGCGGCTTGGGCATTCTGCCTACAACCAGCGCCTACGCCCGCCCAATTGAAGGTTTGAGCGTGCTGTTCGATGTGGAAGAAAACCGCCTCATCGAGATCACTGACTCTTTCGCTGGCAGCGAGGCGCCCCCTGCTGACTTTGAGGTCCTCGAACTAGGTGAGGATGCGCTCGATACCCGTACACCGCTTCGCCCCATTAGCATCGCACAAAGCGAGGGACGCAATTTCAGTGTCAGTGGTAGTCAAATCGATTGGCAAGGATGGCAATTCCATCTTCGCTTCGATCCCCGACAAGGCACGGTGCTTAACAATATTGGTTACATGCGCGGCGATGATTTCCGACCTATCGCCTACGAGATTGCCATGTCCGAAATGTTTGTTCCCTATCAAGATCCCGACACGCATTGGTTCTACCGCGCCTACTTCGACATGGGCGAGTACGGCTTTGGCAACATGGCGACCGAGCTCAAGGGTAACGACTGCCCTGCTAACGCGGTTTATCAGGACGTGGTTCTCCACACCGGGGCCGGCGAACCAGTGGTGGCACCGAACCGTATTTGCATCTTCGAGTTCGACCCCGGTTACCCGTCCTGGCGTCACAACGAATCACTCCTTGAGGATCTGCCTGGACTCACCACACACAACTCGCGGCGCGCAACGAATCTCGTTGTGCGCATGGTGGCGGTCATCGGTAACTACGATTACTTCCAAGATTATGTATTCCAACAAGACGGACGGCTTCGAATCCGTCTGATTTCAACCGGTATTGATGCTACGAAGGGTGTTTTTGCTGCCTCTATGACAGACGCGGGCGCCATGGATGAAACCGCCTACGGCACCTTGATTGCACCTCATCGCTTAGGCGTCAATCACGATCATTTCTTCAGCTACCGCGTGGATATGGATGTCGACGGTACGGAAAATAACTTTCTTCGCCAGAGACTCGTAGCGGAAGCACAACGTGAGGGCACACCGCGTCAGGGCATATGGCGTGTAGAGACCGAGGAAGTCGCGACCGAGCAAGCCGGTCAAACGGTTATGCGCGTAGAGAAGCCGGCTTTATTGACCTTCGCGAGCGCCAATGCAACCAATCAGATGGGCTATCCAACGGCGTACCAACTCATCTTCCCTAATATTCGCCCCCTGGTCACACCTGAGGATCCTATTTATCAGCGTGCGGGTTTCTTGAAGAACAATTTGTGGGTGACTCGCTATCAGCCAGACGAAATTTTCTCCGCAGGCATTGCAGTGAATCAATCAGCAGAAGGGCAAGGTCTACCGCGCTACACAGCCGATGATGAATCCATTGAAAACGCCGATATCGTTGCCTGGCCAACCATTGGCTTTCACCATGTACCGATGGCAGAGGACTGGCCTGTTATGCCGGCCAAGGTCGATGAAATCGTGCTCAAGCCCCGAAATTTCTTTGACCGAAACCCGGCATTGGATGTCCCCAACGAATAAACTCCGATGACCAAATTGTCGTAAGTCTGGAGGGCAAGTGAGACATCACTGTCCTTCCGGCTCAGTAACTCAAACCCAAAGGCATAGCGCTATGGCACAAATCACTCTCAAGGCAATCTTCAGATACCCGGTTAAATCCATGCTGGGCGAATCCTTAGCTGATGCTACGGTTGGCGAAAACGGCATCGAGGGCGATCGCGCTTGGGCAACCAGAGACGAAGTCCGGGGCGGTATCCGCGGCGCGAAAAAGTTGCCGCAGCTCATGCGTTTCCAAGCAGTCTCAATCGGAGGTAATACCGCAGAAATTATTGCCCCCGATGGTGATACCTGCAGCACAAATACGGACGCCATCAACCGCTGGCTGTCAGAGAAAATGTCCCATGAAGTCAGTCTTTGGCCAATCATGCCCGCCGATGATCTTGACCACTATCGCCGCGGTGCTCCCGATTCAGAAGATTTCGAGCAGGAGCTGCGTGAACTCTTTGGCCGCCTTCCAGATGAGCCTTTACCGGACTTAACCGCCTTTGCTGAGGTCATCGAATTTGAGTCCCCGCCTGGCACCTACTTCGACGCGTTTCCTTTAATGCTGATGACACAGCAATCGCTCGACACACTTTCAGAGCGGGCTCCGAATTCCGCATTCGATCAGCGTCGCTTCCGCGCGAATCTTCTGCTTGAAGTCGATGGCGCAAGCGAGCCTTTTCCGGAGCAATCATGGATTGGGAAAGAACTTCACATCGGGGAGGTCGTACTTAAAATTGTCGATACCTGTCCGCGCTGCTCCATGACCACACACGCAACGGGCGATCTTCCGAGAGATACAGATGTCATGCGACACCTTGTGTCCGAGGCAGAGGGTAATCTTGGGGTCTACGCCAAGGTAATCAGTGGCGGCTCGATCTCCGCCAACCAAGCGGTTGAGGTTAAGTAGGCTGTCAGACCAGTGGCCCTACGAGGCCCTAAACCGTAATCAATCCTGAATTGAATTGATCCCAAGGCCCTGTTATTGCCAGCGTTTTGGTCGGCGCATAGACGTTCACAAACAGTGTTTTGCCGTCTGGTGAGAAACAGGCGCCCGCGAGTTCGGTTTGAAGATTTAATCGCGCGATGGGATAAGCATGGCCATCGGCTGTAATGCCCCGGAGATGATTATCGACCTTGACCGTGTACTGGTCTTCACACACGACCAAATGACCATTGGGAGCAACCGTCAGGTTGTCGCCGAAATTGAATTGATGGTGGGACACGCTCTCGAAAAACAGTGCTAATCGATCGTCGTCACCGGAAGCGCTGAGCGAGAGCTTAAATATTTGCCCGAGCCCCGCATCACCGCCACTGGTCGAGCAGACAAACGCCTCACCCTCACCCATGTGAACGCCTTCACCTCGCGCAATGAGACTCGCACCTTTGGCAGCTGCTTGATATCGAAGGTCATCCTCTGGTGCCTCAACGCCCTCTAAATCAACCCAGGTGACCCGGCCGACTGTGCCAACAGCAACGCTTTTATCGGTCCAATTCCTGAGGTCAGTGACACCTTCCACTTTCATCGCTTGAAGGCGCCCTCCGCGGCTCAGATTACCCGCCTCGGATGGTATGAAGCGATAGAGAACGCTGTCTTCCCGGTCTTCGGTTAAATAGACATAGCCCGTAGCCGGATCAACACAGGCTGCTTCGTGGTTGAAGCGCCCCATTGCAACAAGTGGGACGGGCTCAACCAAAC encodes the following:
- a CDS encoding ABC-type antimicrobial peptide transport system, ATPase component (PFAM: ABC transporter), whose protein sequence is MGLKAAVFELSHIDKSFRDRDEVIHIARDLSWSLDAGHNAALMGESGAGKTTLMNIIAGLDHVDSGDVRVGGQSVTTLSSSELTHFRRRALGLIFQKFHLVPSLSAWDNAALQARLAGVFDADFAEHLFETLGIEHLRHRHPGQLSGGQQQRVAIARALMHRPQLVLADEPTGNLDEATSDKVISLLVRAASDAGSTLVVVTHSAAIAGHLTSTWRLASGSLIKAA
- a CDS encoding 3-methyladenine DNA glycosylase (PFAM: Methyladenine glycosylase); the protein is MMNTPSYDELYQRACERKGGEAEVEALLPSSATKQHLKTLGSDRYLAEFTRKVFQSGFVWRIVNNKWANFEEVFWNFDIERLLMMPEDMLERKASDPGIIRNYSKVKTVLQNAVMISDTERREDCKFGEFIASWPEDDVISLWIYLKKHGSRLGGNTGPYALRTLGVDTFLMTVDVETFLRNHNIVDSGTHSLRALKATQSYFNELREESGRSLSELSRLVSLGIGKNYTND
- a CDS encoding Cu2+-containing amine oxidase (PFAM: Copper amine oxidase, N3 domain; Copper amine oxidase, enzyme domain), with protein sequence MTVTSRSTKAASRALPAVCLSSLLSFLGACSSDGAPSATASNSVVSPWQSLSAEEITLAAKALIDREGDGIVLNRMSLKEPNKQTAKAWTPDIPAERGADLFYRAGKASFRASFDFGTQTLSASQQLTTGQSMLVGDELFGAVEKVSALPEVIEAVSRRGVDPDYALCLPRTVGRFYADIADPQNDRLARFDCFNIRGQSGLGILPTTSAYARPIEGLSVLFDVEENRLIEITDSFAGSEAPPADFEVLELGEDALDTRTPLRPISIAQSEGRNFSVSGSQIDWQGWQFHLRFDPRQGTVLNNIGYMRGDDFRPIAYEIAMSEMFVPYQDPDTHWFYRAYFDMGEYGFGNMATELKGNDCPANAVYQDVVLHTGAGEPVVAPNRICIFEFDPGYPSWRHNESLLEDLPGLTTHNSRRATNLVVRMVAVIGNYDYFQDYVFQQDGRLRIRLISTGIDATKGVFAASMTDAGAMDETAYGTLIAPHRLGVNHDHFFSYRVDMDVDGTENNFLRQRLVAEAQREGTPRQGIWRVETEEVATEQAGQTVMRVEKPALLTFASANATNQMGYPTAYQLIFPNIRPLVTPEDPIYQRAGFLKNNLWVTRYQPDEIFSAGIAVNQSAEGQGLPRYTADDESIENADIVAWPTIGFHHVPMAEDWPVMPAKVDEIVLKPRNFFDRNPALDVPNE
- a CDS encoding putative Fe-S protein (PFAM: MOSC N-terminal beta barrel domain; MOSC domain), with translation MAQITLKAIFRYPVKSMLGESLADATVGENGIEGDRAWATRDEVRGGIRGAKKLPQLMRFQAVSIGGNTAEIIAPDGDTCSTNTDAINRWLSEKMSHEVSLWPIMPADDLDHYRRGAPDSEDFEQELRELFGRLPDEPLPDLTAFAEVIEFESPPGTYFDAFPLMLMTQQSLDTLSERAPNSAFDQRRFRANLLLEVDGASEPFPEQSWIGKELHIGEVVLKIVDTCPRCSMTTHATGDLPRDTDVMRHLVSEAEGNLGVYAKVISGGSISANQAVEVK
- a CDS encoding putative phosphatase (PFAM: Bacterial protein of unknown function (DUF839)); translation: MDRRFFLKATSSAFVGLSASGCVTRPPLLADAPYTRAVGYGALVPDAEGLLDLPDGFSYRVLSSLGDVMSDGATVPDKADGMGCFDLGDGRLALVRNHELVSTDESGGAFELGFGAKDGVLVPGGTTHVVLDRDSLEVSDQFRSLGGTIRNCSGGTTPWGSWLTCEESVTGPGQKYGEGLDKNHGWVFEVPAAQTGLVEPVPLVAMGRFNHEAACVDPATGYVYLTEDREDSVLYRFIPSEAGNLSRGGRLQAMKVEGVTDLRNWTDKSVAVGTVGRVTWVDLEGVEAPEDDLRYQAAAKGASLIARGEGVHMGEGEAFVCSTSGGDAGLGQIFKLSLSASGDDDRLALFFESVSHHQFNFGDNLTVAPNGHLVVCEDQYTVKVDNHLRGITADGHAYPIARLNLQTELAGACFSPDGKTLFVNVYAPTKTLAITGPWDQFNSGLITV